Proteins encoded within one genomic window of Halomonas sp. YLGW01:
- a CDS encoding RelA/SpoT family protein, with amino-acid sequence MFTIDDLADRLGGYLPSEEIRQVKRAFYYAEQAHDGQRRRSGEPYVTHPLAVANILANMHMDHQALMAAMLHDVIEDTGVSKKALAQQFGEPVAELVDGVSKLTQIAFEDKAVAQAENFQKMVLAMSRDIRVIIVKLADRLHNMRTLGALRPEKKRRIARETLEIYARIAGRLGINTIRVELEDLSFQALHPMRAERIKRAVGKARGNRRTTIRQVQSSLQKCLDDDGLPGTVVGRQKHLLSIYRKMRDQRKPFAEIMDVFGFRIITDDVDSCYRILGAVHNLYKPVPGRFKDYIAIPKANGYQSLHTTLFGSGGMPIEVQIRTREMEAMANNGIAAHWLYKAGQTERPIAAGSHARAREWVRGLLEMQRQAGNSLEFIEHVKNDLFPDDIYVFTPKGDIMELPQGATVIDFAYSVHTDIGNSCIACRIDRQLAPLSSRLESGQTLEIITAPGARPNTAWLSFVMTAKARSAIRHALKHQQHTESVQLGHRLLNKALADYELSLEELPKGALPALLKELSLKRSDELLESIGLGNRLAHAIARRLADHLPEDQAIVDDVQPGKAERAIVISGADNMVIQFARCCHPLPGDPVIGHLSVGKGIVVHRTECRNLVELKNDPDKLFTLSWSEHIQDDFPVALRLHMESRRGLVAELASLVTDADANIERIGIEERDARLSIVNLTLSVHDRVHLARIMKRIRNLPHVAKITRVRN; translated from the coding sequence ATGTTCACCATCGATGACCTGGCCGACCGCCTCGGCGGCTATCTTCCCTCGGAGGAAATCCGCCAGGTCAAGCGCGCCTTCTACTATGCCGAGCAGGCCCATGACGGCCAGCGTCGCCGCTCCGGCGAGCCCTATGTGACCCACCCGCTGGCGGTCGCCAATATCCTCGCCAACATGCACATGGACCATCAGGCCCTGATGGCCGCCATGCTGCATGACGTCATCGAGGATACCGGCGTCTCGAAGAAGGCCCTCGCCCAGCAGTTCGGCGAGCCGGTGGCGGAACTGGTCGATGGCGTCTCGAAGCTGACCCAGATCGCCTTCGAGGACAAGGCCGTCGCCCAGGCCGAGAACTTCCAGAAGATGGTGCTGGCGATGTCCCGGGATATCCGGGTGATCATCGTCAAGCTCGCCGACCGCCTGCACAACATGCGCACCCTGGGCGCGCTGCGCCCGGAAAAGAAGCGCCGCATCGCCCGCGAGACCCTCGAGATCTACGCCCGCATCGCCGGACGCTTGGGCATCAACACCATCCGCGTCGAGCTCGAGGACCTGTCCTTCCAGGCCCTGCACCCGATGCGCGCCGAACGCATCAAGCGCGCCGTGGGCAAGGCCCGCGGCAACCGCCGCACCACCATCCGTCAGGTCCAGTCGAGCCTGCAGAAATGCCTCGACGACGACGGCCTGCCGGGCACGGTGGTCGGGCGCCAGAAGCACCTCCTGTCGATCTATCGCAAGATGCGCGACCAGCGCAAGCCGTTCGCCGAGATCATGGACGTGTTCGGCTTTCGCATCATCACCGACGACGTCGATAGCTGCTATCGCATCCTCGGCGCGGTGCACAACCTCTACAAGCCGGTGCCGGGACGCTTCAAGGACTATATCGCCATCCCCAAGGCCAACGGCTACCAGAGCCTGCACACCACCCTGTTCGGCTCCGGCGGCATGCCCATCGAGGTGCAGATCCGTACCCGCGAGATGGAGGCCATGGCCAACAACGGCATCGCCGCCCACTGGCTCTACAAGGCCGGCCAGACCGAGCGGCCGATCGCCGCCGGCAGCCACGCCCGGGCTCGGGAATGGGTACGCGGCCTGCTCGAGATGCAGCGCCAGGCGGGCAATTCACTGGAGTTCATCGAGCACGTCAAGAACGACCTGTTCCCCGACGACATCTACGTGTTCACGCCCAAGGGCGACATCATGGAGCTGCCCCAGGGCGCCACGGTGATCGATTTCGCCTACAGCGTGCACACCGATATCGGCAACAGCTGCATCGCCTGTCGCATCGATCGTCAGCTGGCGCCTCTGTCGAGCCGCCTGGAAAGCGGCCAGACCCTCGAGATCATCACCGCCCCGGGCGCCCGGCCCAACACCGCCTGGCTCTCGTTCGTGATGACCGCCAAGGCGCGTTCGGCGATCCGCCATGCGCTCAAGCACCAGCAGCACACCGAATCCGTGCAGCTGGGGCATCGCCTGCTCAACAAGGCGCTGGCCGATTACGAGCTGAGCCTCGAGGAACTGCCCAAGGGCGCCCTGCCGGCCCTGCTCAAGGAGCTGTCGCTCAAGCGCAGCGACGAGCTGCTGGAATCGATCGGCCTGGGCAATCGCCTGGCGCATGCCATCGCCCGGCGACTGGCCGACCACCTGCCCGAGGACCAGGCGATCGTCGATGACGTTCAGCCCGGCAAGGCCGAGCGCGCGATCGTGATCAGCGGCGCCGACAACATGGTGATCCAGTTCGCCCGCTGCTGCCACCCGCTGCCCGGCGACCCGGTCATCGGCCATCTCTCGGTGGGCAAGGGGATCGTGGTGCACCGCACCGAGTGCCGCAACCTGGTGGAGCTGAAGAACGACCCGGACAAGCTGTTCACCCTGTCCTGGTCCGAGCACATCCAGGACGACTTCCCGGTGGCACTGCGCCTCCACATGGAGAGCCGCCGCGGCCTGGTCGCCGAGCTGGCCAGCCTGGTCACCGATGCCGACGCCAACATCGAGCGCATCGGCATCGAGGAGCGCGACGCCCGGCTGTCGATCGTCAACCTGACCCTGTCGGTGCACGATCGCGTCCACCTGGCACGCATCATGAAGCGAATTCGCAACCTGCCCCACGTCGCCAAGATCACCCGCGTTCGCAACTGA
- a CDS encoding RidA family protein, translating into MSNKAVINTEKAPAAIGPYSQAIKAGNTVYISGQIPLDPATMELVSDDFEAQARQVFKNLSAVCEEAAGSLQDIVKINLYLVDLDNFAIVNRVMEEFFETPYPARAAVGIKALPKGSQFEAEAVMVIGD; encoded by the coding sequence ATGAGCAACAAAGCCGTCATCAACACCGAGAAAGCCCCCGCCGCCATCGGCCCCTATTCCCAGGCCATCAAGGCCGGGAACACCGTCTACATCTCCGGCCAGATCCCGCTGGACCCGGCCACCATGGAGCTGGTCTCGGACGACTTCGAGGCTCAGGCTCGCCAGGTCTTCAAGAACCTGTCCGCGGTCTGCGAAGAAGCCGCCGGCTCGCTGCAGGACATCGTCAAGATCAACCTCTACCTGGTCGATCTCGACAACTTCGCGATCGTGAACCGGGTGATGGAAGAGTTCTTCGAAACTCCCTACCCGGCCCGCGCCGCCGTCGGTATCAAGGCGCTGCCCAAGGGCAGCCAGTTCGAAGCCGAGGCGGTGATGGTCATCGGCGACTGA
- the thpR gene encoding RNA 2',3'-cyclic phosphodiesterase has translation MANGRRLFLALWPDPAVREALARTAGQAHLACHGRPVAPEHLHLTLAFLGRVHDARLASLVALTEAFPCPAEAFSLDRFGYFPRGGVLWLGSQAPTPRLTTLHHRLWQALACEGLSPPERTFLPHVTLLRHAVPPAPGALPGIALNWHYTQLRLIESVITEEGPRYEGLATSASA, from the coding sequence ATGGCCAACGGCCGTCGCCTGTTCCTCGCGCTGTGGCCCGACCCGGCCGTGCGCGAGGCCCTGGCGCGCACGGCCGGCCAGGCGCACCTTGCCTGTCACGGGCGGCCCGTTGCCCCCGAACACCTGCACCTGACCCTGGCCTTCCTGGGTCGGGTGCACGACGCGCGCCTGGCCTCCCTGGTGGCGCTCACCGAGGCCTTCCCCTGCCCGGCAGAGGCCTTCAGCCTCGACCGCTTCGGCTACTTTCCCCGCGGCGGCGTCCTCTGGCTCGGCAGCCAGGCCCCGACACCCAGGCTCACCACCCTGCATCACCGCCTCTGGCAGGCCTTAGCCTGCGAGGGACTCTCCCCTCCCGAGCGCACCTTCCTACCCCACGTCACCCTGCTGCGCCATGCCGTGCCCCCCGCTCCGGGCGCCCTGCCCGGTATCGCCCTCAACTGGCACTATACTCAGCTGAGACTCATCGAATCGGTGATCACGGAGGAGGGGCCACGCTACGAAGGCCTGGCGACGTCGGCCTCCGCTTAG
- a CDS encoding acyloxyacyl hydrolase, producing MQPVTHRVTRRWRSALVAGLIGWGMSGGGAWALEPGLEAGISNEEHPTLALGLHHGFMAPPWLPRAFQPWSLQLAGRLLLLPGRNREASNAALILAPALRYTFAGGTFVEGGIGAALFLDAHLRDRELGTAGQFEDRLAMGWPLADGTLQLALAHYSNASLKPPNDGLEVLSLGYRWRL from the coding sequence ATGCAACCAGTCACGCATAGGGTAACTCGGCGGTGGCGAAGCGCGCTGGTCGCCGGCCTGATCGGTTGGGGGATGAGTGGGGGAGGTGCCTGGGCACTGGAACCCGGCCTGGAAGCCGGCATCAGCAATGAGGAGCATCCGACGCTGGCGCTTGGCCTGCATCACGGCTTCATGGCGCCACCCTGGCTGCCGCGGGCCTTCCAGCCCTGGTCGCTACAGCTGGCCGGTCGCTTGCTGCTGCTGCCCGGGCGTAATCGCGAGGCGTCGAATGCGGCGCTGATCCTGGCACCGGCCCTGCGCTACACCTTCGCCGGCGGCACCTTCGTCGAGGGCGGCATCGGCGCCGCGCTGTTCCTCGACGCCCACCTGCGCGACCGCGAGCTGGGCACCGCCGGTCAGTTCGAGGATCGGCTGGCGATGGGCTGGCCACTGGCCGACGGCACCCTGCAGCTGGCCCTGGCGCACTACTCCAATGCCAGCCTCAAGCCGCCCAATGACGGCCTCGAGGTCCTCTCGCTGGGCTATCGCTGGCGGCTGTAA
- a CDS encoding SDR family oxidoreductase translates to MKKTTLIIGCGDIGTTLGKRLIEAGQRVVGVRRQAQQLEGSGIEPLSLDIHGEGAASELPDADILVYVLSADRFEEDAYRAAYPAGLKAVLDEFAGRSTPPRHVFFVSSTSVYAQREGEEVDEDSPIEPSGFSGQLMQEAEQALIDDALPGTVVRFSGIYGPGRDRLIRQAGEGRIAAANPPMYSNRIHRDDCAGVLAHLIQRVLDEAPVEPLYLATDCEPAPLHEVMTWLAAKLKVESTQVIQSPLRRRASKRCSNARLLASGYVFHYPSYREGYAQVLEAGGFLPVTTR, encoded by the coding sequence GTGAAGAAGACGACACTGATTATCGGCTGTGGTGACATCGGCACGACCCTGGGCAAGCGTCTGATCGAGGCGGGCCAGCGGGTAGTGGGCGTTCGCCGCCAGGCCCAGCAACTCGAGGGCAGCGGTATCGAGCCGCTGTCCCTAGACATTCATGGCGAAGGCGCGGCGAGTGAACTGCCCGATGCCGATATTCTGGTCTATGTGCTGAGCGCCGACCGCTTCGAGGAAGACGCCTACCGCGCCGCCTATCCGGCCGGCCTCAAGGCGGTGCTTGATGAGTTTGCCGGTCGGTCGACCCCGCCGCGCCATGTCTTCTTCGTGTCCTCCACCAGCGTCTACGCGCAGCGCGAGGGCGAGGAGGTCGACGAGGACAGTCCCATCGAGCCCAGCGGCTTCTCCGGCCAACTGATGCAGGAGGCCGAGCAGGCGCTGATCGATGATGCCTTGCCGGGCACCGTGGTGCGCTTCTCGGGCATCTACGGCCCGGGTCGTGATCGGCTGATCCGTCAGGCCGGCGAGGGGCGTATCGCCGCCGCCAACCCTCCCATGTACTCCAACCGTATCCATCGGGACGACTGTGCCGGGGTGCTCGCACACCTGATTCAGCGCGTGCTGGATGAGGCGCCGGTGGAGCCGCTGTATCTGGCCACCGACTGCGAGCCGGCGCCGCTGCACGAGGTGATGACCTGGCTCGCCGCCAAGCTCAAGGTCGAGTCCACTCAGGTCATCCAGTCGCCGCTGCGCCGTCGGGCCAGCAAGCGCTGCAGCAACGCCCGCCTGCTCGCCTCCGGTTATGTCTTCCACTATCCGAGCTATCGCGAGGGCTATGCTCAGGTGCTGGAGGCCGGCGGTTTCCTGCCCGTGACGACGCGCTGA
- a CDS encoding hydrogen peroxide-inducible genes activator, translated as MTLTELRYIVTLAQERHFGRAAERCFVSQPTLSVAVKKLEEELGVALFERSKSTVQVTPLGEQIVEQAQRVLEQSSVIRELANAGKDQLASPLRIGAIYTIGPYLFPYLIPELTRTAPQMSLYIEEGFTADLRRKLRSGELDAIIVALPFTETDVLTKPVYDEEFEVLLPADHPWTAREAIAKEDLLKERLLLLGEGHCFRDQILEACPAISAKLNSPNNTLTAEGGSLETIRHMVASKLGITVLPHSAIGTGHYEAGVLTARPFASDVPSRTVAIAWRASFPRPKAIDTLTEAIRRCRTRQLEAT; from the coding sequence ATGACTCTAACAGAACTCCGCTACATCGTAACCTTGGCCCAGGAGCGTCATTTCGGTCGCGCCGCCGAGCGCTGCTTCGTCTCTCAGCCGACCCTGTCGGTGGCGGTCAAGAAGCTCGAGGAGGAGCTCGGGGTAGCCTTGTTCGAGCGCTCCAAGTCCACGGTACAGGTCACGCCCCTAGGCGAGCAGATCGTCGAGCAGGCCCAGCGGGTGCTCGAGCAGTCGAGCGTGATCCGCGAGCTGGCCAATGCCGGCAAGGACCAGCTGGCGAGCCCCCTGCGCATCGGCGCCATCTACACCATCGGCCCCTACCTGTTCCCCTACCTGATCCCGGAACTGACCCGCACCGCACCACAGATGTCGCTCTACATCGAGGAAGGCTTCACCGCCGACCTGCGGCGCAAGCTGAGAAGCGGCGAACTCGATGCGATCATCGTCGCGCTGCCCTTCACCGAGACCGACGTGCTGACCAAGCCAGTCTACGATGAGGAATTCGAGGTGCTGCTGCCCGCCGATCACCCCTGGACCGCCCGGGAGGCCATCGCCAAGGAGGACCTGCTCAAGGAGCGGCTGCTGCTGCTAGGCGAGGGCCACTGCTTCCGGGATCAGATCCTCGAGGCCTGCCCGGCGATCAGCGCCAAGCTCAACAGCCCCAACAATACCCTGACCGCCGAAGGGGGGTCGCTTGAGACCATCCGCCACATGGTGGCCTCCAAGCTCGGCATCACGGTGCTGCCCCATTCGGCGATCGGCACCGGCCACTACGAGGCCGGCGTGCTCACGGCCCGGCCCTTCGCCAGCGACGTGCCTTCGCGCACCGTGGCGATCGCCTGGCGCGCCAGCTTCCCACGGCCCAAGGCCATCGACACCCTCACCGAGGCCATCCGGCGCTGCCGGACCCGCCAGCTCGAGGCCACATGA
- the recG gene encoding ATP-dependent DNA helicase RecG: MSDLTQDVSALKGVGEALAGKLGRLGVASIADLLFHLPLRYQDRTRVTPIGTLRAGHEAVVQGEVAACDVIKGRRRSLLVRLTDGSGILSLRFFHFSPTQQQQFQPGTRVHAFGEARAGATGLEIYHPEYRLLKAGEAVVDEHLTPLYPATEGLNQARLRGLIDQAMRLLDEAPAALPDWIPAGLRERFRLPELHAALNYLHHPPPEADLEQLKAGTHATQRRLALEELLAHQLSLRLVRQRIQADGAPPLPSGRGLQARFVSKLPFSLTGAQRRVLDEIGLDLERPQPMLRLVQGDVGSGKTVVAAMAALTAIAGGCQVAMMAPTELLAEQHYRTFRDWLEPLGIEVAWLAGKLKGKARLDTKAALADGRVQLVVGTHALFQADVHFQCLGLAIIDEQHRFGVHQRLALREKGEAAGLTPHQLVMTATPIPRTLAMSAYADLDVSVIDELPPGRTPVQTVAVPDERRPEVVARIERACAEGRQAYWVCTLIEESEALQCQAAEATHESLTEALPGLAIGLVHGRMKAGEKAEVMAAFKAGELDLLIATTVIEVGVDVPNASLMIIENPERLGLSQLHQLRGRVGRGATESFCVLLYHPPLSAHSRERLGVMRETSDGFRIAEKDLELRGPGEVLGTRQTGLAAMKIADLERDRDLLERVGPLARALLAESPASSAPLIRRWLGEEAGRYGQV; the protein is encoded by the coding sequence ATGAGCGACCTGACTCAGGACGTCAGTGCCCTCAAGGGGGTCGGCGAGGCCCTCGCCGGCAAGCTTGGCCGGCTCGGGGTGGCGAGCATCGCCGACCTGCTCTTTCATCTGCCGCTGCGCTACCAGGACCGCACTCGGGTGACCCCCATCGGCACCCTACGCGCCGGCCACGAGGCGGTGGTGCAGGGCGAGGTGGCGGCCTGCGACGTGATCAAGGGCCGCCGGCGCAGCCTGCTGGTACGCCTCACCGATGGCTCCGGCATCCTGAGCCTGCGCTTCTTCCACTTCTCGCCGACCCAGCAGCAGCAGTTCCAGCCCGGCACCCGGGTGCACGCCTTCGGGGAGGCCCGCGCCGGTGCCACCGGGCTCGAGATCTATCACCCGGAATATCGCCTGCTCAAGGCCGGTGAGGCGGTGGTCGACGAGCACCTGACGCCGCTCTACCCCGCCACCGAGGGCCTCAACCAGGCGCGGCTGCGCGGCCTGATCGATCAGGCCATGCGACTGCTAGACGAGGCCCCGGCGGCCCTGCCGGACTGGATTCCCGCCGGCCTTCGCGAGCGCTTCCGACTGCCCGAGCTGCACGCCGCGCTGAATTATCTGCACCACCCGCCTCCGGAGGCCGACCTGGAGCAGTTGAAGGCGGGCACCCACGCGACTCAGCGCCGCCTGGCGCTCGAGGAGCTGCTGGCTCATCAGCTCAGCCTGCGCCTGGTGCGCCAGCGCATTCAGGCCGATGGCGCCCCGCCGCTGCCCTCCGGCCGCGGCCTGCAGGCGCGCTTCGTCTCGAAGCTGCCGTTTTCGCTGACCGGCGCCCAGCGTCGGGTGCTCGACGAGATCGGCCTGGACCTCGAACGCCCGCAGCCGATGCTGCGCCTGGTGCAGGGCGACGTGGGCTCGGGCAAGACGGTAGTGGCGGCGATGGCGGCGCTCACCGCCATCGCCGGCGGCTGTCAGGTGGCCATGATGGCGCCCACCGAGCTGCTCGCCGAACAGCACTACCGCACCTTTCGCGACTGGCTCGAACCGCTCGGCATCGAGGTGGCCTGGCTCGCCGGCAAGCTCAAGGGCAAGGCGCGGCTCGATACCAAGGCGGCGCTGGCCGACGGCCGCGTGCAGCTGGTGGTAGGCACCCACGCGCTCTTCCAGGCCGACGTGCACTTCCAGTGCCTGGGGCTCGCCATCATCGACGAGCAGCACCGCTTCGGCGTCCACCAGCGCCTGGCGCTGCGCGAGAAGGGCGAGGCCGCCGGCCTGACGCCCCACCAGCTGGTGATGACCGCCACCCCGATCCCCCGCACCCTGGCGATGAGCGCCTATGCGGACCTGGACGTCTCGGTGATCGACGAGCTGCCGCCGGGACGCACTCCCGTGCAGACCGTGGCGGTGCCCGACGAGCGCCGTCCCGAGGTGGTCGCGCGCATCGAGCGGGCCTGCGCCGAGGGCCGCCAGGCCTACTGGGTCTGCACCCTGATCGAGGAATCCGAGGCCCTGCAGTGCCAGGCCGCCGAGGCCACCCACGAGAGCCTCACCGAGGCGCTGCCGGGACTCGCCATCGGGCTGGTGCACGGGCGCATGAAGGCCGGTGAGAAGGCCGAGGTGATGGCGGCCTTCAAGGCCGGCGAACTGGATCTGCTGATCGCCACCACCGTGATCGAGGTCGGTGTCGACGTGCCCAACGCCAGCCTGATGATCATCGAGAACCCGGAGCGGCTGGGCCTCTCGCAGCTCCATCAGCTGCGCGGCCGGGTCGGGCGTGGCGCCACCGAGAGCTTCTGCGTGCTGCTCTACCACCCGCCGCTGTCGGCGCACTCCCGGGAGCGCCTGGGGGTCATGCGCGAGACCTCGGACGGCTTTCGCATCGCCGAGAAGGACCTGGAGCTGCGCGGCCCCGGCGAGGTATTGGGCACCCGCCAGACGGGGCTCGCGGCGATGAAGATCGCCGACCTGGAGCGCGACCGGGACCTGCTAGAGCGGGTCGGCCCGCTGGCCCGGGCACTGCTCGCGGAATCACCGGCATCCAGCGCCCCCTTGATCCGGCGCTGGCTCGGCGAGGAAGCCGGCCGCTACGGCCAGGTCTGA
- a CDS encoding HU family DNA-binding protein: MRKPELASAIAERADLSKDKASQVLNVILDEITGSVAKGQDVSLIGFGSFTVRERAARTGKNPQTGQALTIPASKTVAFKPGKALKDAVTK; this comes from the coding sequence ATGCGCAAACCAGAACTCGCCTCGGCCATCGCCGAGCGTGCCGACCTGTCCAAGGACAAGGCCAGCCAGGTACTCAACGTCATTCTCGACGAGATCACCGGCAGTGTCGCCAAGGGCCAGGACGTGTCCCTGATCGGCTTCGGCTCCTTTACCGTTCGCGAGCGCGCCGCCCGCACCGGCAAGAACCCCCAGACCGGTCAGGCGCTGACCATCCCCGCCAGCAAGACCGTGGCCTTCAAGCCCGGCAAGGCCCTGAAAGACGCTGTCACCAAGTAG
- a CDS encoding FAD-dependent oxidoreductase has product MTAPLTILGTGMAGIQLARQVRARDAARSITLITADSGDDYSKPLLSTGFAKGLPPERLASRSALALAEGLGAVVRTHTRVTGLDPEARTLAIGAETLPYGELVLATGAAPAMPFAIPSTLAGRVFTINDLDDYRTFHSALEGLGRPARVAIIGSGLVGCEYANDLVAGGHGVTLIAPEPTPLARLLPEPLGAALGAAFREAGIALESGRTLAALGEDGDGVALALDDGRGLEADLVLVATGLSPRTALAEAAGLAVGPEGIHTDRYLATSAPGIHALGDVACVDGVNAMYVQPLQAGAKALAATLTGTPTPVAYGPWPVLVKTPLLPVVALPPRQAPARWRIEGEERDWSALAEDDEGRLVGFALTGACVRRKVELARAAPALLI; this is encoded by the coding sequence ATGACCGCACCCTTGACCATCCTCGGCACCGGCATGGCCGGCATCCAGCTGGCCCGGCAGGTACGCGCCCGAGATGCCGCGCGATCGATTACCCTGATCACCGCCGACAGCGGCGACGACTATTCCAAGCCGCTGCTCTCCACCGGCTTCGCCAAGGGCCTGCCGCCGGAGCGGCTGGCCAGCCGCTCGGCGCTGGCGCTGGCCGAGGGCCTCGGTGCCGTGGTGCGCACCCATACCCGGGTCACCGGCCTCGACCCCGAGGCGCGTACCCTGGCGATCGGTGCCGAGACGCTGCCCTATGGCGAGCTGGTGCTGGCCACCGGGGCGGCACCGGCGATGCCCTTCGCGATCCCCTCGACGCTGGCCGGCCGGGTCTTCACCATCAACGACCTCGACGACTATCGCACCTTTCACTCGGCCCTCGAGGGGCTCGGCCGCCCGGCGCGGGTGGCGATCATCGGCAGCGGCCTGGTGGGCTGCGAGTATGCCAATGACCTGGTCGCCGGCGGTCATGGCGTGACCCTGATCGCCCCGGAGCCGACGCCGCTGGCGCGGCTGCTGCCCGAGCCCCTGGGTGCGGCGTTGGGAGCGGCCTTCCGGGAGGCCGGCATCGCCCTGGAGAGTGGTCGCACCCTGGCGGCGCTGGGCGAGGACGGCGATGGGGTGGCGCTGGCCCTCGACGATGGCCGGGGGCTCGAGGCGGACCTGGTGCTGGTGGCCACCGGCCTTTCGCCACGCACGGCACTCGCCGAGGCCGCGGGCCTGGCTGTGGGGCCCGAGGGCATCCACACCGATCGTTACCTGGCCACCTCGGCGCCGGGCATCCATGCGCTGGGGGACGTGGCCTGTGTCGATGGCGTCAATGCCATGTACGTGCAGCCCCTGCAGGCCGGTGCCAAGGCTCTGGCGGCCACCCTTACAGGCACCCCGACGCCGGTGGCTTACGGCCCTTGGCCGGTGCTGGTCAAGACCCCGCTGTTGCCGGTGGTGGCGCTGCCGCCGCGCCAGGCGCCGGCCCGCTGGCGCATCGAGGGCGAGGAGCGTGACTGGAGCGCCCTGGCGGAGGATGACGAGGGACGCCTGGTGGGATTTGCGTTGACAGGTGCCTGCGTGCGTCGGAAAGTCGAACTGGCACGAGCCGCCCCGGCGTTGCTAATCTAG
- a CDS encoding chorismate lyase — MSPAWWGWVASRDSLTARLIAAADGRPFRVHLIDQRIGRPGRDEAQALGLAPRRHAWLREVALCVEERPWVLARSVAPLESLHGQRLDRLGERSLGHWLFRQPDLERGPIEISRDAAAFHPGRGPWGRRSVLRYGRFAVLVQEFFLDTMAADQGLPPR, encoded by the coding sequence ATGAGCCCCGCCTGGTGGGGCTGGGTCGCCAGCCGCGACTCCCTGACCGCGCGGCTGATCGCCGCCGCGGATGGCCGGCCCTTCCGGGTGCACCTGATCGACCAGCGCATCGGCCGTCCCGGACGCGACGAGGCGCAGGCACTGGGCCTCGCGCCGCGCCGGCATGCCTGGCTGCGAGAGGTGGCGCTGTGCGTCGAGGAGCGGCCCTGGGTGCTGGCCCGCTCGGTGGCACCCCTCGAGAGCCTCCACGGCCAGCGCCTGGACCGGCTCGGCGAGCGCTCCCTGGGCCACTGGCTGTTCCGCCAGCCGGACCTCGAACGCGGCCCCATCGAGATCAGCCGCGACGCGGCGGCCTTCCACCCGGGACGCGGCCCCTGGGGGCGCCGCTCGGTGCTGCGCTACGGGCGCTTCGCGGTGCTGGTGCAGGAGTTCTTCCTCGATACCATGGCCGCCGATCAGGGCCTGCCGCCCCGCTAG
- the ubiA gene encoding 4-hydroxybenzoate octaprenyltransferase: MDHAERPRGLARLPDFLALMRLDRPIGTWLLMWPTLWALWLAAEGPPERGLLLIFVAGVYLMRAAGCVVNDYADRHLDGHVKRTKARPLATGRITEREAKTLFATLVVAAFVLVCFTNGLTVLLSVAAVALAAVYPFMKRYTHLPQVVLGAAFSMAIPMAFSAVTGAVPLEAWLLFAANLAWTVAYDTEYAMVDRDDDLKIGIKSTAVLFGRADRVMIGLLQLLTLALLGLVGARLGLGGFFWLGLGAMAAIFVYQHSLIRGRDRMPCFQAFLNNHWAGLVLFAGLALSLWPSP; this comes from the coding sequence ATGGATCACGCCGAGCGCCCCCGCGGCCTGGCCCGCCTGCCCGACTTCCTGGCGCTGATGCGCCTCGATCGCCCGATAGGCACCTGGCTATTGATGTGGCCGACCCTGTGGGCCCTGTGGCTCGCCGCCGAGGGTCCGCCCGAACGCGGGCTGCTGCTGATCTTCGTTGCCGGGGTCTACCTGATGCGCGCCGCGGGCTGCGTGGTCAACGACTACGCCGACCGTCACCTGGATGGCCACGTCAAGCGCACCAAGGCGCGCCCGCTGGCCACCGGGCGCATCACCGAACGCGAAGCCAAGACGCTGTTCGCGACCCTGGTCGTGGCCGCCTTCGTGCTGGTGTGCTTCACCAACGGCCTGACGGTGCTGCTGTCGGTGGCCGCCGTGGCCCTGGCTGCCGTCTACCCCTTCATGAAGCGCTACACCCACCTGCCCCAGGTGGTGCTAGGGGCCGCCTTCTCGATGGCCATCCCGATGGCCTTCTCGGCGGTGACCGGCGCAGTGCCCCTCGAGGCCTGGCTGCTGTTCGCGGCCAACCTGGCCTGGACGGTGGCCTACGACACCGAATATGCCATGGTCGACCGGGACGACGATCTGAAGATCGGCATCAAGTCCACGGCGGTGCTGTTCGGCCGCGCCGACCGGGTCATGATCGGGCTGCTGCAGCTCTTAACTCTGGCGCTGCTGGGCCTGGTCGGGGCCCGCCTGGGCCTCGGTGGCTTCTTCTGGCTGGGACTGGGTGCCATGGCGGCGATCTTCGTCTACCAGCACAGCCTGATCAGAGGCCGCGACCGGATGCCCTGCTTCCAGGCCTTCCTCAACAATCACTGGGCGGGGCTGGTCCTCTTCGCGGGCCTGGCGCTGTCGCTATGGCCATCGCCCTGA